One Faecalispora anaeroviscerum genomic window carries:
- a CDS encoding DUF3810 domain-containing protein, protein MKSLLSFKRTWLFLLLPLSLAVSYVAYRQPALAEWYAVTIYPIFSLGENRITSLVPFSIMELLLAALAILLPALLIRLIVRLVRRKQERNMLFLRALASLLCAAGVVTFWFMISCGINYSRYPFAQVSGLTVRPSSTEELKKLCTELAQQANRDRAGIETDSQGVAVLSDRKKAAETARAVMDSMEARYPTLKSGYGAPKAVMASRLMSYLDITGVYFPFTMEANVNVDAPAYGIPATMLHELSHVRGYMREDEANFIAYLAGRDSTSPVFAYSGTILAFIYANNALYSADQKAGQETYSQLDSGAQKDLAAAGAYWKQFEGPAAKVAAKVNDSYLKSNRQEDGVKSYGRMVDLLLADYRQRHGLK, encoded by the coding sequence ATGAAATCCCTGCTTTCATTCAAACGAACCTGGCTGTTCCTGTTGCTGCCGCTGTCGCTGGCTGTTTCGTATGTCGCTTACAGACAACCGGCTTTGGCGGAATGGTATGCCGTAACGATTTACCCTATCTTTTCTTTAGGAGAAAACCGTATTACCTCTCTGGTTCCCTTTTCGATAATGGAACTGCTTCTGGCCGCCCTGGCCATTCTTCTCCCCGCACTGCTGATTCGCCTGATTGTTCGGCTGGTCCGCCGCAAGCAGGAACGAAACATGCTTTTTCTGCGCGCTCTGGCCTCTCTGCTTTGCGCGGCGGGCGTGGTCACCTTCTGGTTTATGATCAGCTGCGGCATCAACTATTCGCGTTACCCGTTTGCGCAGGTTTCAGGCCTGACGGTACGGCCCTCCTCCACCGAGGAACTCAAAAAACTCTGCACAGAGCTAGCTCAGCAGGCCAACCGCGACCGAGCCGGAATTGAAACGGACAGCCAGGGCGTCGCCGTCCTCTCTGACCGTAAAAAAGCGGCAGAAACAGCTCGGGCTGTGATGGACTCGATGGAAGCACGATACCCCACCTTAAAAAGCGGCTACGGAGCGCCGAAAGCCGTAATGGCTTCGCGCCTGATGTCGTACCTGGACATAACCGGAGTTTACTTTCCCTTTACTATGGAAGCGAATGTCAATGTGGATGCTCCAGCTTACGGTATTCCCGCCACCATGCTGCACGAGCTGAGCCACGTGCGCGGCTACATGCGTGAGGACGAAGCCAATTTCATCGCATACCTGGCCGGGCGAGACAGCACAAGCCCTGTGTTTGCCTATTCCGGAACGATACTGGCTTTTATTTACGCAAACAATGCCCTATACTCCGCAGACCAAAAAGCCGGGCAGGAAACTTATTCCCAGCTGGATTCCGGTGCGCAGAAGGACCTTGCCGCAGCCGGCGCTTACTGGAAGCAGTTTGAAGGCCCGGCGGCGAAAGTGGCTGCAAAAGTCAATGACAGCTACCTGAAATCAAACCGTCAGGAGGACGGCGTGAAAAGCTATGGCCGGATGGTCGATCTTCTGCTTGCGGATTACCGGCAGCGTCACGGTCTGAAATAA